The DNA segment gcgggggaaCCGCTGGCTGCTCGGTGAAGGGCTCTGCAAGGTAAGCAGCTACGCCATCGCCGTCAACcgctgctccagcatcctcttcctCACCGCCCTCAGCGTGGAGCGCTACCTGGTCATCAGGAAGGTGCTGGACACCAAGATGATGGGTTCCCAGAGGCACGTCCGCATCACCTGTGGCATCATCTGGGCAGCGTCCCTCCTCCTGGGCGCCCCGTCCCTGGTGTACCGGCGGCTGGATGGGGACGACTGCTGGGATGAAGATGGAGAGGACTTCAGCCTGGCCATGgtcttcctcaccttcctcctgcccttgGTGGTCATCTCCTTCTGCTACTGCTCCATCTACTGCCGGCTCCAGCGCCATGTCCGGCTGGGCAGGGGCGTCCGGCGTTCCCACCGTGCCATCGTCACCATCGTCGCAgccttcctctgctcctggttgCCCCTCAACGCCTGCAAGGTGCTGCTCTTCTTCCTCGCCAAGGGGACGCTGGTCCTGtcccaggggcaggagggggcccTGAGGTGGGTGGTGGCCGGCAGCACCTGCCTGGCTTTCGTTAACAGCTGCGTCAATCCCCTCGTCTACGCCCTGATGGACGGACGCTGCCGTCCCCGATGTCCCTTCGGTCCCTGCGCACCAGGGACGGGTCCCGGCACGGCTGCCCCCTCCTCCGCCACCGACTCCAGCCTCCTCTTCGGTGGCTGGATCTGGACCaagaccccccccggcccccggcgcagGAGTAGGACCGAGCTCCAGCCGGCACCGGGGGTCCCACGGGGCCACCCCGCGGTGagttcccccccctcctccccagcgtCCCCGGGTGCCACCGCCGTCCCCGCTGTCCCACCTGGTCCTCAGCCGTGACCCGGGTCCAGCCCTTCCTGGTGCAACTCCCGAGGGAGCTGCcgccccgtgccctgcccgccgctcgcacaggcaggatccggcccccagGATGAAGGCCCTCGGCCCCATCGCCCCCCCCGAGATGCTCTTCATAAGGGACAGCTTCAGGAGCAGGAACCTGGGTTTAATTCCAATTTAATCCCCATTAATACAAATTTAGCCTTATCACTGAC comes from the Mycteria americana isolate JAX WOST 10 ecotype Jacksonville Zoo and Gardens chromosome 20, USCA_MyAme_1.0, whole genome shotgun sequence genome and includes:
- the GPR25 gene encoding putative G-protein coupled receptor 25, whose protein sequence is MAPEEFASSADYDYPPVTNVTGNREVSSGWEVFFTSVFIPILYSFIFLLGLVGNLFVIVLMAKRSGGKRMVDTFVLNLAVADVIFVCTLPFWVAAGARGNRWLLGEGLCKVSSYAIAVNRCSSILFLTALSVERYLVIRKVLDTKMMGSQRHVRITCGIIWAASLLLGAPSLVYRRLDGDDCWDEDGEDFSLAMVFLTFLLPLVVISFCYCSIYCRLQRHVRLGRGVRRSHRAIVTIVAAFLCSWLPLNACKVLLFFLAKGTLVLSQGQEGALRWVVAGSTCLAFVNSCVNPLVYALMDGRCRPRCPFGPCAPGTGPGTAAPSSATDSSLLFGGWIWTKTPPGPRRRSRTELQPAPGVPRGHPAVSSPPSSPASPGATAVPAVPPGPQP